Genomic DNA from Paenibacillus sp. MBLB1832:
AACCTAATTGGTGAATTCCGGACCTTGCCAGAAGCATTAGCCTACGGCAAACAATACAGCAATGCCTCTGTTCAAACACTGGAACACCGCATCCTGTGGGACAATTTCAAAAAATTGCAAGTCTGGGGTTGGAATGGCGTATCAAGCGGAGACACGATCAAATCACAGGTCGCCAATACGATCGGGTTGGATGTGGATTCACCTACGTATTTCGAACTCGCTGACGCCAGCGGGAATCTGAAAGATACATCGAATGCGGATACCGTGAAATGGTTGAAAAATAACGGCAAAACCGTTTATCCGCTCGTGAGCAATCAGTTTAACGCATCCTTAACAACACAGTTTCTTGCCAATGCGTCTGCACAAGACCTGTTCATTACAAAGCTAGTTGACCGCTCCGTTCAATTGGGCGTCCCTGGCATCAACGTGGACTTCGAAAGCCTCGCTGGCAGTGACCGCAATGCGTTCACGGCTTTCATCTCCAAGCTGACGATTTACGCGCATGCCAAAGGGCTTACGATTTCCATCGATTTACCGCGCGGGAGCGTAAAATGGAATCATTTGTCTGCCTTTGACCATGAAAAGCTGGGCGCACTCGTCGATTATATCGTGATCATGTCGTATGATCAGTATTGGCGCGGCAGCACCTCAGCCGGTTCCGTATCAGGCTTGCCCTGGTCGGACGGCGGCATTCAGGAGTTCCTCTCCTACGGGGTTCCGCGGGATAAAATCATTCTGGGCATTCCTTACTATGTACGTGAATGGCAGTTGGACGCGAGCGGCGCGTTGCTCAGCAATCGCACCGTCTTGATGAAAGATATTCCGGCGCTCATCGCCTCCAAGCAAACCACACAAACATGGGATAACGAGTTCGGTCAATACCGTATTTCCTATCAAGAGAATGGCTCGACCTATGTCTTCTGGCTTGAGGATGCTGCAACCGTGAAGGCGCGGCTGGCGATCGCCAAGAAGTATGACATCGCTGGCGTTGCCGCCTGGCGATTAGGTTACGATCAAGCGGATCTCTGGCAGATAATTCTCCAGAACAAATAGGAAAAAGGCTCGGGCAGCTCCCGAGCCTTTTTCCTATAATAATCCCCATTCACTAAACGTCGTCGCTGTCCCGCAATCGGCACAATACTTGGCATCCGCTTTATTCACCTTGCTGCATCCTTTGTGGAGCAGCGTTTTTTCTTTCGTGCAACGATTTTTGAGCGGCGCCCCGCAATGAATGCAATACCTGTCTTCTTTCACAGCAACGTACTTGCATCTCACGCAGGTCTGCGTCTCGTCTTTGGCTGCCATTGTCCCATCATCCCCTTGAAGTTGGGCTTACCATCTTCTACTTCAAGTATATGTATCGCATTGGCTGAGGTGTGACGGTGGGCTTTGAGCCGATTATTTTAATAAGTATGTATAAAAAGAGGTCTCTTTCGCCCACCCTATACGGATAGGGGAGGTGAAAAGGACATGGCGAAAGATGTCAAGTGTGAAGTGAATTCTTGTAAGTATTGGGCCAACGAGAACAGATGCAATGCAAGCTCGATTTCCATCGTGAGCCACCACGGCGGTAATCAAGCTCGCAAATCAGAGGAAACGGACTGTCAAACGTTTGAGTCGAAAATCTAATGGTACTAAAAAAAGAGGCCCCATAGGCCTCTTTTTTCATGCCTTACTCCTATTGTAGCCAAGAATGATAATTATTATCACTCCCCCTAAACATCATATTCCAATTGCTTCTTCGCTTGCACGATGAACTCCAGCGGATTAGCGATCCCCTGCGCATCGTACTCTACGGCACCCATTTTCAGATCAAGCTCGATACGAAATTTCTCCGCATACGCATCACGGTTCCGCTCGTCAATACTTTTCTTTAACCGATTGATGACTATTGATGCGCCTTGACGATCCGTGAACAGCAGCATCCCCCACATCGGATTGTCCTTATTCAGCAAATACAGCGAGTCATTTGTGCGGATGCTGGTTTGATTCATTTTAGACAAATCATGGATGGCTTCCATCAGTTGCTCTTCATTAATCATGCGTCGGATCTCATCCCAATACTTGACGCCGATCACCATCAACGTCAGAGGAATGTGATAGCGTACGGATAACGCCATGAACACTGTTGCATCCTTCTGAAAGCTCAGTGTATTCTTCAAGCTCGTCTTCGCGTCAACCGTAGCCAGCGATTCGTTGGCTTTCACTAATTGCTCATTCTCCGCCTGCAGCTGGCGGTTTCCATACGTAAACAACCAAGTAGCGATTGTGAAAATAGGTGTCATGATTAGCCAAAAATAGTTCTGTGTCCCGATAAGGCCACCCACGACAACGGTTTGATACAGTGTAAAGGTGCCATATCCGAATATAAACAAAATGTTCAACAACAGCCCTGTTGTCACATTAGTGAAATACGTAACGACCGCGATTAAGAACGCGAGGTTCAGAAAAATAATATTTTGCAAATAGAGATTAGGGTTGCCGGTTGTAAATACGATAGAGACAAAACAGGCTAAAATCAGCAACAGGAATGCGCCATCTGAGATTATACTGCTACGGTTGCGGTTCATCCACGATCCCTCCGCTTCTTCTTGTATTTACGAAGCATAAGGAGGAGCGAAATAATAACTAAGAGCACAACAAGTGTGGCCGCGGTCATAAACCCTAGGACATCTTTTCTCTCCAGCACGTCGCTGATTACGTTCGAGGGCTGTTTTGTGGTTGTTTTCTTGAAGCGAAAGGCTTGGACATGACCATCTTTATCGGTGACTGCTCCGTCCCCGAAAACTTTCCATAAGCTGCCCTCGGAGCCGATGAGTTTGGAAGCCAAATACGTATATTCCGGCGTACTTCCCGTCAATGCGAGCATCCCATAGCCTTGCTCATATGGCGAGTCCAATAGCTGCAGGGAACCAATTCGCTTGCCATAGGACGATTCAATGCTCATTTTCTCGTTAGAAACAAAGCCTTGTCCAGCAGAATCATATTGAAAATAGAGCGACCGATTATTCACTTTAATGATGCTGTTCGCTTGAGGACTGCCGATCGCGATGATTTCTCGCCCTTTGAGCAAGGATTCTTTCACCGTGTCTTGGTAAAAGAGAACCTCTCCCGTGTTCGTTTGCGCATAGCGCCCCAGCAAATTAAACACATTCGTCAGCGTTTGATACAAATAGGTATCACGCTGATCGGGCAAAACGACGGCAACTTGATTGTAACTGCCATCTCGTAAAAACGGGTATGGATAATTGTTAAACAGTAGATCTGTTCGATCTTTGGTATTTAGTTGAAGGATGGAATCCTTCTCTATGTAAGCCCATGGCATTTGATCTTGATTTTCGATACAGCCAGCGTTCTTCAACTCAAGGTCAAACGCGACTTTAATCGTAAAATTGCCGCTAATATTCAGCGTTTTCGGAATTGTCAGCTCTAAGTGGTCAGCATCAGCGAGCTCGGTTGATAGTTTTTTACTCCCTATAGGTGAATCATTAATCAGAACGGTCACCAGCGAACGATCCCAATCCACATTTCGCGCATAGCGATAATTGATTCTCAATTTACTTCCTTCCGCGATCGAGCGATTGCCTGGCAGGGATATGAAATAGGCTTTCTCCCGGTGGCGGTCACCTGTGAGTTTATCACCTGTTTCGGTTAGGCTCATCTGAGAGCTTACATTGACAGGCGGTGTATCGACTTCCGTATTGTTTGAAATGGCGATACGGGCTTCACTAACTTGACTCAGCAAAGAGGTATTCGCGATAAACCTTCCTGCTTTCACAAGCAGTGCAGCATCTTTGGACGTGACCACAAGAACGGAGTGACCCCCTGCTTCTTGAAGTTGAATAAGGGCATTCTGATCTAGGTCCGTCTCATCTCTAACTGGCTTCCACATCTCGGGTAAATGATCGTAGTTAGCAATGAGAATGACCATTTGTTTCTGCTGAAATAGGGCATCGGAATATGGCACTAGTGGAATCGGCTTGTCCGTTACTTTGTTGGCTTTGGCTAAACCTGACAAGGCATACGTTGCCGCTTCCAACTCTGCTGGCTCGCTATCTAAAGCGACCGCGATGGCATTTTCGCCATTTTTCACCGTATCTAGACCGATAAATCGTTCATAAAAATCCCCAATACGAGTCGAGTTGAGCTCGGGCACATACCGCACTGTAATCCGTGAGGACTTGGCGATTTGCAACCAGTTATCTCTCGTGTCCGTGGGCAAACATACATGATCTGCGACAGGTGAAGTCGTTTCTAAATGACCCTGAACCATAATCGTATTGATGCCCGGAATCAGCGCCGTTTTGGGGACTGGAATCGTAAGCTGTTGCAGTCCAGTGTCTTCTTGTTTCGGCCGAAAGGAATGGATCGGAGTCCCATTCACAAAAACCGTTACACTGGACCGCTCAATGCGCAGCAGCTGTGAGATCTGATAGTCTAGGTGAATATCGAAACTGGTTACGTTCCAATACGATTCCAGCTGAACATATTGCTGTGTATAGGTAATACCTCCGGTTAAGACGGTATCCGCAAAATTCGTCTGAAATTGTTTCTCCCCAGTCAGCTGTGGGGTATCCGCATAAGCTGTTAGCCCATGGATAGGAAACCAAACTAACATACATAAGATGATAATCACCAATACACGTCGATTCATGAGAATACCTCCCATCATTCCAGCCTTAGAACCGCTCAGTTTTGTACCATTTCGCTTCTCTATTCAGAATCAAATCCTTCAAATACGTATAAAAGCCATACGCTGCTACAACCATCCACATCTGACAATAGGACACATACATGAGCATGATGATCCAAACGTTAGATAAGCGCATTTCGCCTTTCTCTGTCACTAAGGTTATGTAGGTTCCCACGACAAACAAGGTGATGGCCAGCACCCATAAGAAGGAACTGAAGCTCGCGATCGTTGTTCGGACGTAGCCTAGGGCATGTAGAACAAGTAAGACATCAGACATGACCAGCGAGGTTAATAAGAAAAAATAAATCGAAAGGAAGTATAGAATATCGAATCGAACTACACGTGCGGATGATTGAAATAAGAGTGGGATATTTTTGACAATCACATAAATGTTGCCTTTCGCCCACCTTGTCCGTTGCTTAAACCATACCTTGACCGTCTGCGGTTCTTGCTCCCAGGTCACGGATTTCGGTTGGAACTTAATGCGGTAGCCCATCAAATAAATGCGAAAACTAATCTCGGTATCTTCCGCGATCGCTTTCACATCCCAACCGCCAATATGCTCAATAATTTCGCGGCGCATAATGAAATTCGTTCCAGGAATCGTACATAATTTAAACAATTTCCAACGGCCTGCTTGCGCCATCCACTGAAAGGACAATGTTTCCACATTAATAAAACGAGTTAACAGATTCGTATCCCGATTGCGGGTACGAAATTTGCCAATAACAGCCCCGAGCGTGGCATCGTTTGTAATCTCGGAAACGAGATACAATAAGGCCTTCTTCTCAGGCGTGTTGTCCGCATCATAGATGGCAATGAGTTCACCTTTGCTTTGCTGGAAACCGAGATTCAGCGCATTGGACTTGCCTTTCCCGCCAATGACAGCATCCGTATTAATAATGATCAGCTGACGTCCTGGGTTCTTCGCTTGCACACCGGCAAGCAGCTCCTTGCTGTTATCGGATGAATTATCGTTAATCACAATGATTTCATAGCGATCATGGGGATAATCTAACGCGAGCAAGGACTCGACGGTTTTGGTAATAACTTTCCCTTCGTTATGCGCAGGGACCATGATGGTAACAAAAGGAGGTTCGCCCTTCAGAGGGGGAACCGGCTTATTCTCGATTTGCATGTAATAGAGGTATCCTGCCACGATGAGAACAATGTTAATTAGCAGCAATGACCAGATACATAACACCGCAATCAACATGAGCACGTCGGCTACCGTCATAGTTGTCTCCCGTTGTACGTATATTTTCGCTTATACATACGGTGCCCAATAATAAGAAAAATGATGAAAATGAAAAGCGCCGTACCGATAAGAGCGATAAGAATATGGCTTTGGACTACAAATAGCGAACTTAAGCTTGCCTTTTGTTTAGGCACATACGCATGTTCACTATCCATATCAAGCATCGCTGCATTGAGTTGAACCGGATCACCGTTAATAAGCAAATGACCGTTCTTGGACGTAATTTCGTTCGCCTCTGTGCGCACGGTGTGGGACGTGTTCTTGTAGTCCGCAAACGTCGTCCACAAGGAAGTCATATTGGTCATGAGCGTTTCAAGCTCCGCTTGATCTTTAGGAAGCTTGTACATCAGGGCAGTATTCATAGGCAACGTCTGCAAGGGTGTTCCTGACTTAACCACCGCACTTAACACGTCCGCTTTCACGGGATAAATGGCAAAGCCCAAGGAAACAGAAGTTTGCGAGGAAGGTTGGAACGCTGCCGAATCACTAGCTTGCATCAACCCTGAATCAAAGAACGTTAGTCCATTCGAGATAAAATGCGGATCATAGATCCAGCCCATGTCGGCCTGAATCCCTAATGGAGCTACCTCGTTAGCTGCAAGTGTATCCAGGAACGTACTCATTTGCTTACGAAGAACTGTCCGATCTTGACTGAGCGCTGATCCTGCAAAAGGTGCATGAATCACAATACTGCCGTTGCGGGATTGCACATGCTTTAAACTCTCTGCGTAACGCTTCATCGCTGGATAATCCAAATTCGTAAACACAGGCTGGACGCTTGCCATGAAAGGGATTCCAGCATCATACAGCCGGTTCGCCATTTCATTCAGCATATCCATATCTGAGAACGCATTAATGTCATCAATAAGCACATAATTTTGCGCATATCCCTTGACGTGCAGCCAATCCTGTAAGACATACGACGCGGCGAGTTCACTAGCATTCCCTCTCTCCAGATACGAAATGTAGGCGAATTTATCTTCCACGACACCGTACGGCGCATGCAGGTTGAACAGTTCGGAATGCCAATTCCCATAGGTTTCACCTGTAAATTTCTGGATATAGCGAATATGATGTGTTGTCAACCCATTTTGCGTTAGCTGGCCAATTTGAAGAGTCGACGTATCCTCCACCGCATTGGTTACTTCCAATCCTAGTGATGACTGCACACGCTCTGGAAGCCCGCTTCCATATCCAATCTGCAAGTAGGAACCGTTGTACGCTGCCAAATCATCTATATACGCCTTCGGTAACTCTGTCACATCATCCGCATTTCGTATCGCAATGACATGGCTGT
This window encodes:
- a CDS encoding glycosyl hydrolase family 18 protein, producing MKIGKWLLCSSLVFAMTVPATVSAANANPSGADKTTKYRVYQYNQVLMEFAAYGQAEAYARGYSNSHVEEIGSRTWVWNNLPRYQVYQQDVTLPEWQFATLNEAIAEAKKWSNASVRDLQSTGWVWNNYPRYQLYQNEISLEGWKFTSLTDAINEAKRWGNAHIIDLGTNQWIWDNLTPDAKQANREGTVTYQVYQGTYTAPNWGFASLEDAIHEALGWGNSTVVNINTKQTVYSNLKTYKVYQNDTFLQEFVSIDDAIRYGQLWGHSSIYRDGRKIWNNYASYQVFQSTNLIGEFRTLPEALAYGKQYSNASVQTLEHRILWDNFKKLQVWGWNGVSSGDTIKSQVANTIGLDVDSPTYFELADASGNLKDTSNADTVKWLKNNGKTVYPLVSNQFNASLTTQFLANASAQDLFITKLVDRSVQLGVPGINVDFESLAGSDRNAFTAFISKLTIYAHAKGLTISIDLPRGSVKWNHLSAFDHEKLGALVDYIVIMSYDQYWRGSTSAGSVSGLPWSDGGIQEFLSYGVPRDKIILGIPYYVREWQLDASGALLSNRTVLMKDIPALIASKQTTQTWDNEFGQYRISYQENGSTYVFWLEDAATVKARLAIAKKYDIAGVAAWRLGYDQADLWQIILQNK
- a CDS encoding DUF1540 domain-containing protein; the protein is MAKDVKCEVNSCKYWANENRCNASSISIVSHHGGNQARKSEETDCQTFESKI
- a CDS encoding GGDEF domain-containing protein encodes the protein MNRNRSSIISDGAFLLLILACFVSIVFTTGNPNLYLQNIIFLNLAFLIAVVTYFTNVTTGLLLNILFIFGYGTFTLYQTVVVGGLIGTQNYFWLIMTPIFTIATWLFTYGNRQLQAENEQLVKANESLATVDAKTSLKNTLSFQKDATVFMALSVRYHIPLTLMVIGVKYWDEIRRMINEEQLMEAIHDLSKMNQTSIRTNDSLYLLNKDNPMWGMLLFTDRQGASIVINRLKKSIDERNRDAYAEKFRIELDLKMGAVEYDAQGIANPLEFIVQAKKQLEYDV
- a CDS encoding cellulose biosynthesis cyclic di-GMP-binding regulatory protein BcsB, with amino-acid sequence MNRRVLVIIILCMLVWFPIHGLTAYADTPQLTGEKQFQTNFADTVLTGGITYTQQYVQLESYWNVTSFDIHLDYQISQLLRIERSSVTVFVNGTPIHSFRPKQEDTGLQQLTIPVPKTALIPGINTIMVQGHLETTSPVADHVCLPTDTRDNWLQIAKSSRITVRYVPELNSTRIGDFYERFIGLDTVKNGENAIAVALDSEPAELEAATYALSGLAKANKVTDKPIPLVPYSDALFQQKQMVILIANYDHLPEMWKPVRDETDLDQNALIQLQEAGGHSVLVVTSKDAALLVKAGRFIANTSLLSQVSEARIAISNNTEVDTPPVNVSSQMSLTETGDKLTGDRHREKAYFISLPGNRSIAEGSKLRINYRYARNVDWDRSLVTVLINDSPIGSKKLSTELADADHLELTIPKTLNISGNFTIKVAFDLELKNAGCIENQDQMPWAYIEKDSILQLNTKDRTDLLFNNYPYPFLRDGSYNQVAVVLPDQRDTYLYQTLTNVFNLLGRYAQTNTGEVLFYQDTVKESLLKGREIIAIGSPQANSIIKVNNRSLYFQYDSAGQGFVSNEKMSIESSYGKRIGSLQLLDSPYEQGYGMLALTGSTPEYTYLASKLIGSEGSLWKVFGDGAVTDKDGHVQAFRFKKTTTKQPSNVISDVLERKDVLGFMTAATLVVLLVIISLLLMLRKYKKKRRDRG
- a CDS encoding glycosyltransferase; the encoded protein is MTVADVLMLIAVLCIWSLLLINIVLIVAGYLYYMQIENKPVPPLKGEPPFVTIMVPAHNEGKVITKTVESLLALDYPHDRYEIIVINDNSSDNSKELLAGVQAKNPGRQLIIINTDAVIGGKGKSNALNLGFQQSKGELIAIYDADNTPEKKALLYLVSEITNDATLGAVIGKFRTRNRDTNLLTRFINVETLSFQWMAQAGRWKLFKLCTIPGTNFIMRREIIEHIGGWDVKAIAEDTEISFRIYLMGYRIKFQPKSVTWEQEPQTVKVWFKQRTRWAKGNIYVIVKNIPLLFQSSARVVRFDILYFLSIYFFLLTSLVMSDVLLVLHALGYVRTTIASFSSFLWVLAITLFVVGTYITLVTEKGEMRLSNVWIIMLMYVSYCQMWMVVAAYGFYTYLKDLILNREAKWYKTERF
- a CDS encoding DUF2334 domain-containing protein; this translates as MKRKWRLRLCMVWLCVLIAWQVSPRLTTAAETTSPTSVLLLYDRLGVGTSQEGNVDALQQQLAAFRVSVQVMSLDAYVPNKLYAYSHVIAIRNADDVTELPKAYIDDLAAYNGSYLQIGYGSGLPERVQSSLGLEVTNAVEDTSTLQIGQLTQNGLTTHHIRYIQKFTGETYGNWHSELFNLHAPYGVVEDKFAYISYLERGNASELAASYVLQDWLHVKGYAQNYVLIDDINAFSDMDMLNEMANRLYDAGIPFMASVQPVFTNLDYPAMKRYAESLKHVQSRNGSIVIHAPFAGSALSQDRTVLRKQMSTFLDTLAANEVAPLGIQADMGWIYDPHFISNGLTFFDSGLMQASDSAAFQPSSQTSVSLGFAIYPVKADVLSAVVKSGTPLQTLPMNTALMYKLPKDQAELETLMTNMTSLWTTFADYKNTSHTVRTEANEITSKNGHLLINGDPVQLNAAMLDMDSEHAYVPKQKASLSSLFVVQSHILIALIGTALFIFIIFLIIGHRMYKRKYTYNGRQL